Within Wyeomyia smithii strain HCP4-BCI-WySm-NY-G18 chromosome 2, ASM2978416v1, whole genome shotgun sequence, the genomic segment gccaaaattcacaagaatggttagaaagctataatctttcattttatttttcaaattcgaAAACTATGgcaatttttttctcgctttgGTAAACCAGTGTAATGTACACATTTCTCTAATAGTTTATTGACTAAACAATTCACTAAGAACTATCCCTCAATTCTAGCCACTAACGAAGTAAAACACAAGCCTTCACTACAGTCATTACTCTACTCTCAACTTTGTCGCGAAAAATACTACACCCGACGGCTGGTTCAGCTGGCCAGTTCCCGACCACCTCGGTTTACACGCTCCATGTCTCTCTGCTCTGGTAAGCAGTGTACATTTTCTCACACGATCTGCCATCCTGAGTCGAAATTCAACACCCACCAGCGTATGCAGTAGGCTAGTGTGTACATCCCAGCAGCCCTTGACCTGTGTAATATctgtcaaaatataaaatcacaGCCCTCTAGATGTGTTGTCCACTTGTTCACTAGTAAAAACACTAACGCTTTAACTATGTTTCGACTGATCAATAATATTTCGTTTACTTTCTTCATTCTTGTAGGCAATTCAACCTTCGACTTCGAATTGGACGAAATGGTCCCTCCACCACCGCCCCTCTCGCTATCAGCTCCGGAATTAAATGTGGAACCTCCACCGGCACCGACTATGCGCCCGGCCGTTAGTTCCACTGAGCTGCTGTACGAACGGGCAATGGCCCGCTTTTACCAGGCGGTCGCACTAGAAGAATCCGAAAATCAACGAAAGGCAACCGAACGTAGACGAAGCTATGGTGCTGCGGAACAattgattcaacaacaaaacaatcAACAGCAACAgttgcaacaacagcagcagcaacaacagcagcaacaacaacaacaagaggCATTAGCAGCAGCAGTCTCGGCACGATTAGCCGACCGCAGAAGCAGTTTGCGGCGTAGACTCTCCGGGGACAAGGAATCGATCGTCAAACAATCCAGTTTCGAGACGGATGTCAGGCAACATTCCAGCACAATTGAGGAGGTTATTCCGGAGGAAAAATCGATACCCGCTGAAGTGGAACCCGCCGCATCGATCATCGAGAAACCAATCGAAGAACTCGACGAGGAAATGTCGATTACCTCGTCCATGGACTCAATGCTCGAAGAGCTGAAACGCAGGGAATCCGATCGATCTAGTCGCTCCAGACTCATGAGCGACGACGAGGAAATGGAAACTTATCACCCGGCTCAACAACGCGTGGTTTCCCCTTACACGAATCCAGACCCAAGTCAGGCTATTGAGGTACTCACGAAGCCTCTCCCGATGCCTGATCCGAACTTCGTGCCAAAGCCAATTTTGAAGAGGCCTTCGACGGAACAGCTGACAAAGGATGATAAGGAAAAGAAACCCGACCGGAAGGGTTTGATGAACATTTTCGAACGGAAGTCACCTACGAAGGAACCTCTGCAAGCTCCTCGTTCTCCTCCAGTAGAGCGCGAGAGAACACCCGAACCGAAAATGCAATTAGAAGCTCCAGTTATCGAGCAAAAATCACCTTCAAGTGAGAAGCATTCTCCAGTAGAGTCTGTTGCACTGAGCGAAAAACAGCCCCCCTCGGAGCTCGAAATTCGAACAGCTCTGGTGTCGGAGGTCGCTCGCCAAAGGCGATTGCAGTCTAGACAGAGCTCTATAGAGGAATCCAGAGCAGTAGCGGATTTCTACACGGAGATCGTTCAGCAGGTGGAAAGTTCGAAGAAACCCAGACAGTTACCGTTCTACGTGAGCCCCGAGGATATCCGTAAGCAAGAACGCACTCGCTCGCGAGATACGTCTCGTGACCGATTCGTGAGATCTAGATCCGGCTCAAGGTCTCCACTGGAGGAACCCTATAGGATTACAAAATCTCGTTCACCTTCCCTAACATCGGAACAAATTATTACTAAAGGCAAACCTGCCCGAGAGAGCAAAATTCTCCGTCAGCGATCGACATCGGTCGATCAAGATCCGAAACGCCCGTCGTCTGCTGCTGGTCAGCCACTAGTATCAAACAAAATCCAACCGGATACTGCATTTATTGCCCGTGAACCTGTGGGTGACTCGATCAGGAAAAGCCGTCCCCTTCGCGAGTCGTCAGCAATCACCAAGAAACGCAACCTGTCCAACACCCGCTCTCGCAGTAATTCCGGTTCACGCGATGCAGAATCAATCTCTGATGGGCTTACGACAAGACGAGCTCCGATCAAAACCCCGCCCGAAATACCAACTCCACCCACACCTGCCACGATCCCAGCAGCTACTCCGTCGACTTCTCAGCCACAACCAGCTCCGACCGAGCGATCTCGTTCACAGTCTCGAACTCGCGAACTAACTCCACAGGAAGCGTCTGTCAAATCCGCACTAGCCTACCTAACCGATGTTGCCCTATTCGCGCTGGCCTGCTGGTTGTACCTTTTCAAGAATCCCAAGTGGGCGATACCGGTCATCATCTTGATCATGTACCGCCACATCAACGATGCCCTTAAAGATCGGATTCCACCCTGGGTGAGACGCCCCATCAGCTAATCCAAGctccatttgtttttttttttaattcgataAAGACATAATCTCAATGAAACAGAAGGATAGTTTTAGCGAAGCGAAGAGAATGTTATTATTCAGTCTCGTCGAATGCGAGTATGATGACACGAATTGTGCCCCGTAACCGGTTGACAGTTGTACTTTGCATACGTTTGAGGTAATACTCATCAGTGAAAGTGGTTTGCGATCGAGATCGCCGGAAATCAGCTTAAAACAGTTTGTTTATATTCAATATTTCATCAACCTTTACTATTAGTCTCACACAACATCAACCGTTAAACGAACCATGAGCGCAGTTTGATTAGCGCAATTATTGCACAGTGGCGTTCCCAGTGTGACCATTCATAACGATGGTTACCAAGGAAAAAATCATTGGCACTGTACTAGCGAAACTGCACTCGATAGCTAAAACTTGGTGTTCTGCACATGCACACTCTCACCCATTCACGCACGCACTTCAGCCTTATGATGCACCGATTTGTGCTACCATTTATCGTTGTCGTGTTGTTATACTCTGTGGTTTCCTTTCAGGACTGTCGCCACTATTTTAATTATTctaaataatattattattactattattattaatcTTGCATTACCCTTACCGTTGTATGTATATTTCTTCTGCCAACAATGCAAAGAAAGGAAAAGCGAGGCAATAAATTTGTtcttaaaatataaaaagaaaaGCACCGACACCAGTGTTAGAGGGGTTTATTTTGTCTGTTGATAGAAGAGAAAGAATGTCGAGTGAGTGAACAACATCATCGCAGTAGGTGGTGGGGTGGTGTACCATCGTTCGAAGAAGATGATGACAGTTGCAATTGTAGTTATGTTGTTCACTAAGCCACCCGAGTACGGCAAATGATGATTACTACTGAGCAAGTAAAAAATGTTCCCAtaccgggaatcgaacccgggcCTTCTGGGTGAAAGCCAGATATCCTAGCCACTAGACCATATGGGATAGATATTAATAGAAGGTGAGAAAATCGAAGGAACGATGGCCACCGAAAATAAATGACAAATAATTGAATGGGAAAATTGGACTGATGGCATTTTTAGATTTAGAGTAGTAATGTTTATATAATTAACTGGTGACTCTTCAGGCTGACAAATAATGTAATGTAACATATTATAGCACGGCATTCGTTAAGCTTTTATAGTGTAGCGAAGCTTTTTTCTTTCGCTTGCTACGTTAAGGCAAAGTGGAGGACCAACAAACAGGCGCTTCTCTTTTGCTATAACTTTTAGGCGCTGTTTTCATCTTTTGCTGTAAGCGTTATATTTTATTACTATGCCCATTACAAACTTGTTAACAGTCTACAGATCTTCGTTTAATAATAGTTTCATTAATATTTTAGTCGCTTTGGTGTTTATTGATTGATGGgaacttaaggggttatatacttttttgtttgaaaaaaaaaagagcaaagtttGGAATTATTTTAAAGCATGTAGTAACTTTTTTATTGCATGAAAGTATTAATTTTCTGAGAGTTCagttattcaacaacaacaaaacacgttTATTCATAAGAAATACTAATTATTTAGGGAGTATTGGTCGTTTTCCTGAATCGCTTCTTTTTTGGCAGAGTTTTGCGGTTTTTACGATAGCGACGcagcagatcaactgaaatcaaaaaactcatatttttttgttagtttagaagtgtaccGGGTATAtgaacgatcgtttttttcaagtattttattttcagtgcaaactggaacgtttttcccgaacaaaacatgttttgagcgcCTAAAATTGCAATCAAATTgatttttcggcaaagttaatCTTCGTGTATCTAAAATCGATCGTTCAACGACCAGGGAAATTAATAATGAACCTTAAATAAAATGGGGAAAATCGGTTCATTAGTTTtaccgcaatcgtaaacacggctAAGTAATTTTTTGAGAAACCACTAactcgctctaactttctctgTACTGCTCACATCTTTAtggaaatttgtgaaaatgttctaaaGCAGTTGTaattgaagataatgcaataattttttttttgggtttttcgaaaactaaaaaggtagaTAACCCCTTAAGTTCTGCTGTCTTATATAATTATGACTTATCCAAACTAAACATGCCAACTTTTCTAAAATTCAGCTCATCTTAAAATAAGATTTTAGCCGCTGGGAATATAAAAGTAGTTATAGTATCGAGAATACCTTCAGATTAAATTGATTACTGATATTTTAGTTTAGAACACCGAAGTTGGTGAAATTTTACCAAGTTTATGAACAACTGACTTTTCAGTAATAAACTCCATATACCCAGTCAATATTTACCGAAATCAATAAaccgcaaattgtcaaaaagaagCGAATATATCAGGAGAGACTCATGACTTTCTCGATAAATTAGTCTGATGTTTTCAGTGAAAGCTGAATGATGAAAgattttcttctattttttttaattaaactgCTGAATGTTTAGGTTACTCTGAGggcataaataaaataataaacaaaataaaatacaaaacaaTTTATCTGCTTGTTTTCAAGTAGCGTTGACACGGACGACATTTATTGTAGCTTCTATTACGAAAAATTTCCTCCACTCTGGCATCAACCTTCTTTGATTggtatgaaataaaaatatcaaaagtaaaaattacACAAACTGCAGAAAACTAGCATTTTCATGAATACAGAAATGAAGTCAAATTATGCGTCAAAAATCTGAAGGGTTATGTGCAAAGCACTGATCACGAGATTGTTCGAACTGAAATCAGACCCCTATATAATTCTCCAAGTACTCGTCAACACTGACAGAAATAGCaagtctgctgctgctgctgctgaaatGGGACCGCCCGTCGCACGAAGGCATCGAAGATTGCGGGCTCAGGTCCCATCTGGACgagaaaattgttttctaaaGCTAAGTCACACCTTCTGTTCTCGTTCTTTCTAGGCATCCTCGCAATACTACATACATTgccattgcccgctttactaaacttaggAGAGTTCACAATTTTCACTTGTACGATCAAATTTCGATATTTTGTGAATAcatagtagagatggtcgggtatcgggttttcaaactcgaaacccgaacccgacccgtacccgacgggttcgggtcgggttcgggtttgaaaatttttgaaagtgtcgggtacgggtcgggttcgggtttggtgaaaaaaaaactttcgggttcgggtcgggttcgggtttgaaaatgtcgggtttaggTCGGGTTTGgatatgaaaacccgaaacccgactataaaatctatgaaaactCGGGTtcgtgtcgggttcgggtttcacaatttcgagttcgggtcgggttcgggtttcatggaattaaaattttcgggttcgggtttgaacgaaaaaaaaagtttcgggttcgggtcgggctcgggtttcgaccgaaaaaaaaaattgggttcgggtcgggtacgggtttgaaaaacatgaaacccgaccatctctaatacaTAGCAGATTCTCAAATTAAGTGATGCAAGAACGAGGGAAATTCGTCGAAAACTAACCGCGTTATAAGTATTTGAATTTGGACATGATTTCGTCCCCTGTTCAAAGTTAAATTTTCATATTACACACATTCCTtgaaaacgtagttctacgctaAAAATATGTAACTGCGTGAACACGATCTTTAAGTGTAGTATATTTTGTCACAAATATATTTTGATGGAAATGTAGACGAAAACTTATTCGGTATTTTTGataacaacttatcttaactTTTGTGGCGAATTAAACGATGTcattagtaacgcgtttgaagagttcacactaaagactgagcttgaaatcaaatcctgtccaaaaaattttttcaaatatgttatatcaattttccttcaaaaatgcaactgcatgacgaagttgaagagaacccggcatacatctctgatctatttgctgatttttttttttaacaaaactatacaactttctcagaatctgatcgtgactatacattcttcatcaactttcctgagtttcccaactatttcaatattgaacatgtcagcgcacgcgaaattgaagatactttaaaagctctgggtgcgtctaaaggtccgggaccagacggaattccgccagcatttatgaaacatttagctaaagagctagcttccccactgttcttgattttcgaTATGTTGCTGGAgtccggttgcttcccgaaattctggaaaaactcatatctagtgcctgtgttcaaaaCTGGTAAAAAAtccgacattagcaactatcgaggcatagccattctttactgtatacctaagctttttgaagcaataataaacaaaaagttattccaccaaataaaaaatagaattaccccaaagcaacacggttttttcaaagggcgctcaacaacaactaacttactcgagtttattaacttctctttgaacgcaatggataaaggtaactatgttgaaaccttatatactgacttcagtaaagctttcgatcgcattgatatacccctgcttctcttcaagttacgaaaaattggaattcatccacaattactcaaatggattgaatcgtatttgacagatcgtcaacaaacagtcaaatttaaaggtagactatcgaaacctattcaggtaacctcaggagttcctcaaggctctcacttgggccctctactatttatattatttgtaaacgacatttccttattctaaaacatgtaaaactcctatttatgccgacgatataatgttgatgtaaacatttttcgtaacgagataaaatatttttacatttggtcggcgtgcgaccagaccgagccaagcgccattttcgttaaaattgagttattagcaccagCGGATGTGCAAATTGATAATCTATGTTCCAAtaaagaatgaaatcattcTAACAATTCATAGgcgtgttataataaaaatctctgtagcactttgtggaaagaacgaaattgcgctcgaccagagtgaaccgtgaacacagacatggcatctaacaaaagtgattttctgtgatttaaaagcaaactttgcgatttattttaaccagtaaCTGATTTCTCCACTTCGGGCAGATCGTTAATGCGACTGTCATCAGAATTAGATAAATGAACAGCCAGGTAGTTTTCGTAGAGCTGAATTTCGTTTCAATGGGCacatcactttttttcaagactttgttgagccagaccgaaccaagtgcattttagtttcatttgatatttttcaaataaaattaaattttttcttgtgacaaacgtcaggactgggttaatatacgttaaatcaataaaattagacataacccgcttcaaaataccagagcatTTCATATTGATACTATCTTAATACTTAGCACTTGATGCGCTTTGGCACCAGGAAATGgagcaacagaaataaagctttgcttgtctatcagctgtataatttttgatacaGATTGGACTGAGAGAAAAAGCAGCGTTGATATCTATGTATAACGTTTGACTAGTGGGAAAAATAAGCTTGTTTAATAgtcaagttgatatgttgtagtaaatacgtttgaccagaccgaactgaataccatttttcaaaatctttgttcgaccagagtgaactgagtgcgtaggtgttaaaaataaaaaccaaatattttatcaattattgctatttttcgtgtGTTAATGATAACAGCACATTTATTAAGCCCTGTTCATTACGTGTTAGCATTGAATTAATGATAAGTTCAAACACGATCAATTTATGGATGGTCAAACCTCAAAtgctaatt encodes:
- the LOC129721456 gene encoding muscle M-line assembly protein unc-89 isoform X2; this encodes MGNQPAKHSGRPKKAVHWKSAEPPSPPGKPMVVPGSPSSSLPDVVTIRWKRPTSDGGSPILGYIVEHRRAGSPHWTRASAVLTQATEMSFSGLEPGWRYQFRVVAQNIVGQSESSELSDALTVTLQRAAEAPPRFIHELLDTTAIENEKVEFRVSVSGTPAPQISWYKDGFEMFSSRRTKILTEGDFSMLVIHQTALTDAGEIKCTAMNRAGHTITQCNLIIDAYPKIRLPRQYEDGLIIEADEVIRLKVGIAGQPTPIVEWSHNGELLTTGGRYEIETSDKNSSLRIANAERSDRGEYNLRAFNKLGEDYASFLVTVTARPEPPGKVSISVGIGKTVTLSWDAPEDDGGCKIGNYIVEYYRVGWDVWLKATTCRQLNTTLSGLFEGSQYRFRVKAENPYGLSDPSEESDTLFIPDPKRGINSATQVTEMDMRENENQQPLAVPRKRREESRSPARDIEQIKRIRALTGDAAAYNQDEIVREMSYGTRDEDFFKPKPAETAPPVRTDPYKSTQSEPPAQEVRYKASPSPVQLKPNQPAPRKSKSPSPAPVLPAVVITTPPEPSYPPPQRPPQSFTSPLKAMEKFSKDPSPLSKIAFSSGQLETTTTNNNNNDKNNNNNSTVPTSSGSPAGNPSIHNSSEFMLVLYNDQQAKNNTRNSTFDFELDEMVPPPPPLSLSAPELNVEPPPAPTMRPAVSSTELLYERAMARFYQAVALEESENQRKATERRRSYGAAEQLIQQQNNQQQQLQQQQQQQQQQQQQQEALAAAVSARLADRRSSLRRRLSGDKESIVKQSSFETDVRQHSSTIEEVIPEEKSIPAEVEPAASIIEKPIEELDEEMSITSSMDSMLEELKRRESDRSSRSRLMSDDEEMETYHPAQQRVVSPYTNPDPSQAIEVLTKPLPMPDPNFVPKPILKRPSTEQLTKDDKEKKPDRKGLMNIFERKSPTKEPLQAPRSPPVERERTPEPKMQLEAPVIEQKSPSSEKHSPVESVALSEKQPPSELEIRTALVSEVARQRRLQSRQSSIEESRAVADFYTEIVQQVESSKKPRQLPFYVSPEDIRKQERTRSRDTSRDRFVRSRSGSRSPLEEPYRITKSRSPSLTSEQIITKGKPARESKILRQRSTSVDQDPKRPSSAAGQPLVSNKIQPDTAFIAREPVGDSIRKSRPLRESSAITKKRNLSNTRSRSNSGSRDAESISDGLTTRRAPIKTPPEIPTPPTPATIPAATPSTSQPQPAPTERSRSQSRTRELTPQEASVKSALAYLTDVALFALACWLYLFKNPKWAIPVIILIMYRHINDALKDRIPPWVRRPIS
- the LOC129721456 gene encoding titin isoform X1, translating into MGNQPAKHSGRPKKAVHWKSAEPPSPPGKPMVVPGSPSSSLPDVVTIRWKRPTSDGGSPILGYIVEHRRAGSPHWTRASAVLTQATEMSFSGLEPGWRYQFRVVAQNIVGQSESSELSDALTVTLQRAAEAPPRFIHELLDTTAIENEKVEFRVSVSGTPAPQISWYKDGFEMFSSRRTKILTEGDFSMLVIHQTALTDAGEIKCTAMNRAGHTITQCNLIIDAYPKIRLPRQYEDGLIIEADEVIRLKVGIAGQPTPIVEWSHNGELLTTGGRYEIETSDKNSSLRIANAERSDRGEYNLRAFNKLGEDYASFLVTVTARPEPPGKVSISVGIGKTVTLSWDAPEDDGGCKIGNYIVEYYRVGWDVWLKATTCRQLNTTLSGLFEGSQYRFRVKAENPYGLSDPSEESDTLFIPDPKRGINSATQVTEMDMRENENQQPLAVPRKRREESRSPARDIEQIKRIRALTGDAAAYNQDEIVREMSYGTRDEDFFKPKPAETAPPVRTDPYKSTQSEPPAQEVRYKASPSPVQLKPNQPAPRKSKSPSPAPVLPAVVITTPPEPSYPPPQRPPQSFTSPLKAMEKFSKDPSPLSKIAFSSGQLETTTTNNNNNDKNNNNNSTVPTSSGSPAGNPSIHNSSEFMLVLYNDQQAKNNTPTNEVKHKPSLQSLLYSQLCREKYYTRRLVQLASSRPPRFTRSMSLCSGNSTFDFELDEMVPPPPPLSLSAPELNVEPPPAPTMRPAVSSTELLYERAMARFYQAVALEESENQRKATERRRSYGAAEQLIQQQNNQQQQLQQQQQQQQQQQQQQEALAAAVSARLADRRSSLRRRLSGDKESIVKQSSFETDVRQHSSTIEEVIPEEKSIPAEVEPAASIIEKPIEELDEEMSITSSMDSMLEELKRRESDRSSRSRLMSDDEEMETYHPAQQRVVSPYTNPDPSQAIEVLTKPLPMPDPNFVPKPILKRPSTEQLTKDDKEKKPDRKGLMNIFERKSPTKEPLQAPRSPPVERERTPEPKMQLEAPVIEQKSPSSEKHSPVESVALSEKQPPSELEIRTALVSEVARQRRLQSRQSSIEESRAVADFYTEIVQQVESSKKPRQLPFYVSPEDIRKQERTRSRDTSRDRFVRSRSGSRSPLEEPYRITKSRSPSLTSEQIITKGKPARESKILRQRSTSVDQDPKRPSSAAGQPLVSNKIQPDTAFIAREPVGDSIRKSRPLRESSAITKKRNLSNTRSRSNSGSRDAESISDGLTTRRAPIKTPPEIPTPPTPATIPAATPSTSQPQPAPTERSRSQSRTRELTPQEASVKSALAYLTDVALFALACWLYLFKNPKWAIPVIILIMYRHINDALKDRIPPWVRRPIS